Proteins from one Ranitomeya variabilis isolate aRanVar5 chromosome 1, aRanVar5.hap1, whole genome shotgun sequence genomic window:
- the LOC143793646 gene encoding uncharacterized protein LOC143793646 has protein sequence MEQLEEQIRGRTSRESILPKFPLIKEAVAFLADASVDSLRLAARSAGLVNTARRALWLKNWKGDAQAKAKLCAIPCQGEPSEDVPLPGTSRSNKGSDGSRRTRSKKVPFLAGPITRNANTANQEVGGRLKFFLPRWEQITSSQWILDIVQYGLKLEFDRIPWDSFIVTSPKGQDQQRALESEILSLLSKKVLIEVPQDQEGKGFYSPLFLINKPDGSFRTIINLKRLNAFLRNHTFKMESISSTIKLLFPRCVMAGIDLKDAYYHLPIHAEHQKYLRVAVTLEGQVRHFQYVAMPFGLSMAPRIFTKVILEVMAHLRQRDTLIIPYLDDFLVVGNSMLQCKTRLSNTISSLQELGWIVNFEKSRLNPETVQTFLGIQLDSVSQRCFLPQAKKLTIQSRVSDAIRNPYMTLRKGMSLLGSLSLCIPAVPWAQFHTRQLQYEVLSAQGKDGHLESRITLSKDILESLSWSLDMDHLSEG, from the exons atggagcaactggaggagcagattagaggtagaacttcgagagagtcaatcctgccgaaattccctctaatcaaagaagcagtagcattcttggctgatgcctctgtggattcgctacgcctagcagccaggtcagccggcctagtgaacacagcccggcgagcactctggctaaagaactggaaaggggacgcacaggccaaagcaaaactttgtgcgatcccctgccagg gagagccttcagaagacgtccctttaccaggaacaagccgttcgaacaaagggagcgatgggagtcgaaggacccgaagcaaaaaggtgccttttttagcgggtcccataacccgaaacgcaaataccgctaaccaggaggtgggcggcagattaaaattcttccttcccaggtgggaacaaataacatccagccagtggattctggacattgtacaatacggcctaaaattggaatttgaccgaatcccttgggattcctttatagtaacatctccaaaaggtcaagaccaacaaagggctctggaatcagagatcctatctcttctgtctaaaaaagtcctgatagaagttccccaggatcaagaagggaaggggttctattcccctttattcttgatcaataagcctgatggttcatttagaaccatcataaatctcaagagattaaacgccttcctgcgtaatcataccttcaaaatggaatccattagttcaaccataaaactcttgtttcctaggtgtgtcatggccggaatagacttaaaggatgcctattatcatcttcccatacatgccgaacatcaaaagtatctaagggtagcagtcaccctggaaggacaggttcgacactttcagtatgttgcaatgccatttgggctttctatggctccccgcatcttcactaaggtgatattagaagtgatggctcatctacgtcaacgagataccttgataataccctacctagatgactttctagtggtgggaaactctatgcttcagtgtaaaactcgtctatctaatacgatctcgtccctacaggagttaggttggatcgtcaacttcgaaaaatcccggctgaatccagaaaccgtccagacatttctaggaatccagctagactccgtaagtcagagatgcttcctcccccaggcaaagaaactgactatacaatcaagggtatcagacgcaatacgcaacccctacatgacattaaggaagggcatgtctttactggggtcattatcattatgtatccctgctgtaccatgggcacaatttcatactcgtcaattacagtatgaggtattgtcggctcagggaaaagacggacatctagaaagcagaataactctttccaaagatatcttagaatcactatcctggtcgctagacatggaccacctctcagagg ggtga